A region from the Pectinophora gossypiella chromosome 29, ilPecGoss1.1, whole genome shotgun sequence genome encodes:
- the LOC126379343 gene encoding uncharacterized protein DDB_G0283357-like isoform X45, with translation MKNIVGLLVLLAFVAVQGLPNPGRRYDDSDYSVYSEQELSHEENSEQSQEESSDEYESVQSYGGRTRSVKESNTSSKHSESESSNTSQSNKLIISKGDGNVQTTTSSSKSSKTSSSKSEKHSSSRRVIESGYSDDDDYYTKSGRWGSTDDSYYQSDSDERSTIDESEERYRSDKIRQDNDSEQNADGDNNSDIDQDNRNNQNAVAGKGSTITQNNINNQNAVAGKGSTITQNNKNNQNAKAETGSTIIQNHVNNQNARAEEGSTITQNNINDQNAKAGKGSTIYQTYENNQNAKADKGSTITQNSENNQNAKAEKGSSINQSNENNQNARGEKGSTIKQDNESNQNAKGEKGSSIKQTNKNNQNAKAGKGATIRQDNESNQNAKAEKGATIRQDNESNQNAKAERGANIRQDNESNQNAKAEKGATIRQDNESNQNAKAEKGATIRQDNESNQNARGEKGSTIKQTNENNQNAKADRGSTIRQDNESNQNAKAGKGATIRQDNESNQNAHGGKGSTIKQTNENNQNAKADRGSTIRQDNESNQNAKAGKGANIRQDNESNQNARGERGSTIKQTNENNQNAKADSGSTIRQDNESNQNAKAGKGATIRQDNESNQNAHGGKGSTIKQTNENNQNAKADSGSTIRQDNESNQNAKAGKGATIRQDNESNQNAKAGKGATIKQDNESNQNARGERGSTIKQTNENNQNAKADSGSTIRQDNESNQNAKAGKGATIRQDNESNQNAHGGKGSTIKQDNKNNQNAKADRGSTIRQDNESNQNAKAGKGATIRQDNENNQNAHGGKGSIIKQTNENNQNAKADRGSTIRQDNESNQNAKAGKGATIRQDNESNQNAHGERGSTIKQTNENNQNAKADRGSTIRQDNESNQNAKAGKGATIKQDNESNQNARGERGSTIKQTNENNQNAKADKSSTIRQDNESNQNAKAGKGATVRQDNESNQNARGERGSTIKQTNENNQNAKADRGSTIRQDNESNQNAKAGKGATIRQDNESNQNAKAGKGATIKQDNESNQNARGERGSTIKQTNENNQNAKADRGSTIRQDNESNQNAKAGKKATVRQDNESNQNARGERGSTIKQTNENNQNAKADRGSTIRQDNESNQNAKAGKGATIRQDNESNQNAHGGKGSTIKQDNKNNQNAKADRGSTIRQDNENNQNAKADRGSTIRQDNESNQNAKAGKGATIKQDNESNQNARGERGSTIKQTNENNQNAKADSGSTIRQDNESNQNAKAGKGATIRQDNESNQNAHGGKGSNIKQDNKNNQNAKADRGSTIRQDNENNQNAKADRGSTIRQDNESNQNAKAGKGATIKQDNESNQNARGERGSTIKQTNENNQNAKADSGSTIRQDNESNQNAKAGKGATIRQDNESNQNAKAGKGATIKQDNESNQNARGERGSTIKQTNENNQNAKADRGSTIRQDNESNQNAKAGKGATIRQDNESNQNAKAGKGATIKQDNESNQNARGERGSTIKQTNENNQNAKADSGSTIRQDNESNQNAKAGKGATIRQDNESNQNAHGGKGSTIKQDNKNNQKAKADRGSTIRQDNENNQNAKADRGSTIRQDNESNQNAKAGKGATIKQDNESNQNARGERGSTIKQTNENNQNAKADSGSTIRQDNESNQNAKAGKGATIRQDNESNQNAHGGKGSTIKQDNKNNQKAKADRGSTIRQDNENNQNAKADRGSTIRQDNESNQNAKAGKGATIRQDNESNQNAHGGKGSTIKQDNKNNQNAKADRGSTIRQDNESNQNAKAGKGATIRQDNENNQNAHGGMGSTIKQTNENNQNAKADRGSTIRQDNESNQNAKAGKGATIRQDNESNQNARGERGSTIKQTNENNQNAKADRGSTIRQDNESNQNAKAGKGATIRQDNESNQNARGEIGSTIKQANENNQNAKADRGSTIRQDNESNQNAKAGKGATIRQDNENNQNAHGGKGSTIKQTNENNQNAKADRGSTIRQDNESNQNAKAGKGATIRQDNENKQNAHGGKGSTIKQTNENNQNAKADRGSTIRQDNESNQNAKAGKGATIRQDNESNQNAKAGKGATIKQDNESNQNARGERGSTIKQTNENNQNAKADSGSTIRQDNESNQNAKAGKGATIKQDNESNQNARGERGSTIKQTNENNQNAKAGKGATIRQDNESNQNAHGGKGSTIKQDNKNNQNAKADRGSTIRQDNENNQNAKADRGSTIRQDNESNQNAKAGKGATIRQDNESNQNAHGGKGSTIKQDNRNNQNAAGGNDSVIRQDNKNHQNAETGERSKIKHDKNDHVKDCSKEELNKRKNSTTVKKVTKEVVLKKDKRSEVNESESSKTKEKSKSKVKTVVKTKTVEKTKEQNSKGEKHHCGN, from the exons ATGAAGAATATAGTCGGACTTCTGGTGTTATTG gCTTTTGTCGCTGTCCAGGGTTTACCTA atCCTGGCAGACGTTATGatgattcagattattcagTTTATTCCGAacaag AATTGTCACACGAAGAAAACAGTGAACAGTCTCAGGAGGAGTCTAGCGACGAATATGAATCTGTCCAATCATACGGCGGCAGAACGAGATCAGTTAAAGAAAGCAACACATCTTCAAAACACAGCGAATCCGAATCTAGCAACACCTCACAATCTAACAAACTGATAATATCCAAGGGTGACGGAAACGTACAGACGACAACATCGTCATCAAAATCATCTAAAACTTCTAGCAGCAAATCTGAAAAGCACTCCAGTTCCAGACGTGTAATTGAAAGTGGTTATTCTGATGATGACGATTATTACACGAAATCGGGACGATGGGGATCAACTGACGACTCATATTACCAATCTGACTCTGATGAAAGATCAACTATTGATGAAAGTGAAGAGAGATATCGAAGCGATAAAATACGACAAGACAACGATAGCGAGCAAAATGCTGACGGCGACAACAACTCAGACATAGATCAAGATAACAGGAATAATCAAAATGCTGTTGCTGGAAAAGGGTCGacaataacacaaaataacataaataatcaaAATGCTGTTGCTGGAAAAGGATCGACAATtacacaaaataacaaaaataaccaAAATGCTAAGGCTGAAACAGGATCAACAATAATACAAAACCACGTAAATAACCAGAACGCCAGAGCTGAAGAAGGTTCGACTATTACACAAAACAACATTAATGACCAAAATGCAAAAGCTGGAAAAGGCTCAACAATATACCAGACCTACGAAAATAACCAAAATGCAAAAGCTGATAAAGGATCCACAATAACACAAAATAGCGAAAATAATCAAAACGCGAAAGCAGAAAAAGGCTCTAGTATAAATCAATCTAATGAGAATAACCAGAACGCCAGAGGAGAAAAAGGTTCAACTATAAAACAGgacaacgaaagcaaccagaatgcaAAAGGTGAAAAAGGTTCTAGTATAAAACAGACCAATAAAAACAATCAGAACGCCAAAGCCGGCAAAGGTgcgactatcagacaagataacgaaagcaaccaaaATGCCAAGGCCGAAAAAGGAGCCACTAtaagacaagataacgaaagcaaccagaacgcCAAGGCCGAAAGAGGTGCCaatatcagacaagataacgaaagcaaccagaacgcCAAGGCCGAAAAAGGTGCGAcaatcagacaagataacgaaagcaaccagaacgcCAAGGCCGAAAAAGGTGccactatcagacaagataacgaaagcaaccagaacgcCAGAGGTGAAAAAGGTTCGACGATAAAACAGACAAACGAAAACAATCAGAACGCCAAGGCCGACAGAGGTTCGACTATCAGACAGgacaacgaaagcaaccagaacgcCAAGGCCGGAAAAGGGGccactatcagacaagataacgaaagcaaccaaaatgctcatggcggaaagggCTCGACTATCAAACAGacaaacgaaaacaaccagaacGCCAAGGCCGACAGAGGTTCAACTATCAGACAGgacaacgaaagcaaccagaacgcCAAGGCCGGAAAAGGAGCCAATATCAGACAAGATAatgaaagcaaccagaatgccagAGGTGAAAGAGGTTCGACGATAAAACAGacaaacgaaaacaaccagaatgccaaAGCTGACAGTGGTTCGACTATCAGACAGgacaacgaaagcaaccagaacgcCAAGGCCGGAAAAGGGGccactatcagacaagataacgaaagcaaccagaatgctcatggcggaaaggggtcgacgATAAAACAGacaaacgaaaacaaccagaatgccaaAGCCGACAGTGGTTCGACTATCAGACAGgacaacgaaagcaaccagaacgcCAAGGCCGGAAAAGGGGccactatcagacaagataacgaaagcaaccagaacgcCAAGGCTGGAAAAGGAGCGACTATCaaacaagataacgaaagcaaccagaatgcgAGAGGTGAAAGAGGTTCGACGATAAAACAGacaaacgaaaacaaccagaatgccaaAGCCGACAGTGGTTCGACTATCAGACAGGACAATGAAAGCAACCAGAACGCCAAGGCCGGAAAAGGGGccactatcagacaagataacgaaagcaaccagaatgctcatggcggaaaggggtcgactatcaaACAAGACAACaaaaacaaccagaatgccaaGGCCGACAGAGGTTCGACTATCAGACAGgacaacgaaagcaaccagaatgccaaGGCCGGTAAAGGAGccactatcagacaagataacgaaaacaaccagaatgctcatggcggaaaggggtcgatTATCAAACAGacaaacgaaaacaaccagaacGCCAAGGCCGACAGAGGTTCAACTATCAGACAGgacaacgaaagcaaccagaatgccaaGGCCGGTAAAGGAGccactatcagacaagataacgaaagcaaccagaatgctcatggcgAAAGGGGGTCGACTATCAAACAGacaaacgaaaacaaccagaacGCCAAGGCCGACAGAGGTTCAACTATCAGACAAgacaacgaaagcaaccagaatgccaaAGCCGGTAAAGGAGCCACTATCAAACAAGATAACGAAAGTAACCAAAATGCCAGAGGTGAAAGAGGTTCGACGATAAAACAGACgaacgaaaacaaccagaatgccaaGGCCGACAAAAGCTCAACTATCAGACAGgacaacgaaagcaaccagaacgcCAAGGCCGGAAAAGGAGCCACtgtcagacaagataacgaaagcaaccagaatgccagAGGTGAAAGAGGTTCGACGATAAAACAGACgaacgaaaacaaccagaatgccaaGGCCGACAGAGGCTCAACTATCAGACAGgacaacgaaagcaaccagaacgcCAAGGCTGGAAAAGGAGccactatcagacaagataacgaaagtaACCAGAACGCCAAAGCTGGAAAAGGGGCCACTATCAAACAAGATAACGAAAGTAACCAAAATGCCAGAGGTGAAAGAGGTTCGACGATAAAACAGACgaacgaaaacaaccagaatgctAAGGCCGACAGAGGCTCAACTATCAGACAGgacaacgaaagcaaccagaacgcCAAGGCCGGAAAAAAAGCCACtgtcagacaagataacgaaagcaaccagaatgccagAGGTGAAAGAGGTTCGACGATAAAACAGacaaacgaaaacaaccagaacGCCAAGGCCGACAGAGGTTCAACTATCAGACAGgacaacgaaagcaaccagaacgcCAAAGCCGGAAAAGGAGccactatcagacaagataacgaaagcaaccagaatgctcatggcggaaaggggtcgactatcaaACAAGACAACaaaaacaaccagaatgccaaGGCCGACAGAGGTTCGACTATCAGACAGgacaacgaaaacaaccagaatgccaaGGCCGACAGAGGTTCGACTATCAGACAGgacaacgaaagcaaccagaacgcCAAGGCCGGAAAAGGAGCGACTATAaaacaagataacgaaagcaaccagaatgcgAGAGGTGAAAGAGGTTCGACGATTAAACAGacaaacgaaaacaaccagaatgccaaAGCCGACAGTGGTTCGACTATCAGACAGgacaacgaaagcaaccagaacgcCAAAGCCGGAAAAGGAgcgactatcagacaagataacgaaagcaaccagaatgctcatggcggaaaggggtcgaaTATCAAACAAGACAACaaaaacaaccagaatgccaaGGCCGACAGAGGTTCGACTATCAGACAGgacaacgaaaacaaccagaatgccaaGGCCGACAGAGGTTCGACTATCAGACAGgacaacgaaagcaaccagaacgcCAAGGCCGGAAAAGGAGCGACTATCaaacaagataacgaaagcaaccagaatgcgAGAGGTGAAAGAGGTTCGACGATAAAACAGacaaacgaaaacaaccagaatgccaaAGCCGACAGTGGTTCGACTATCAGACAGgacaacgaaagcaaccagaacgcCAAGGCTGGAAAAGGAGccactatcagacaagataacgaaagtaACCAGAACGCCAAAGCTGGAAAAGGGGCCACTATCAAACAAGATAACGAAAGTAACCAAAATGCCAGAGGTGAAAGAGGTTCGACGATAAAACAGACgaacgaaaacaaccagaacGCCAAGGCCGACAGAGGCTCAACTATCAGACAGgacaacgaaagcaaccagaacgcCAAGGCCGGAAAAGGAGctactatcagacaagataacgaaagcaaccagaacgcCAAGGCTGGAAAAGGAGCGACTATCaaacaagataacgaaagcaaccagaatgcgAGAGGCGAAAGAGGTTCGACGATAAAACAGacaaacgaaaacaaccagaatgccaaAGCCGACAGTGGTTCGACTATCAGACAGgacaacgaaagcaaccagaacgcCAAAGCCGGAAAAGGAGccactatcagacaagataacgaaagcaaccagaatgctcatggcggaaaggggtcgactatcaaACAAGACAACAAAAACAACCAGAAAGCCAAGGCCGACAGAGGTTCGACTATCAGACAGgacaacgaaaacaaccagaatgccaaGGCCGACAGAGGTTCGACTATCAGACAGgacaacgaaagcaaccagaacgcCAAGGCCGGAAAAGGAGCGACTATCaaacaagataacgaaagcaaccagaatgcgAGAGGTGAAAGAGGTTCGACGATAAAACAGacaaacgaaaacaaccagaatgccaaAGCCGACAGTGGTTCGACTATCAGACAGgacaacgaaagcaaccagaacgcCAAAGCCGGAAAAGGAGccactatcagacaagataacgaaagcaaccagaatgctcatggcggaaaggggtcgactatcaaACAAGACAACAAAAACAACCAGAAAGCCAAGGCCGACAGAGGTTCGACTATCAGACAGgacaacgaaaacaaccagaatgccaaGGCCGACAGAGGTTCGACTATCAGACAGgacaacgaaagcaaccagaacgcCAAGGCCGGAAAAGGAGccactatcagacaagataacgaaagcaaccagaatgctcatggcggaaaggggtcgactatcaaACAAGACAACaaaaacaaccagaatgccaaGGCCGACAGAGGTTCGACTATCAGACAGgacaacgaaagcaaccagaatgccaaGGCCGGTAAAGGAGccactatcagacaagataacgaaaacaaccagaatgctcatggcggaaTGGGGTCGACTATCAAACAGacaaacgaaaacaaccagaatgccaaGGCCGACAGAGGTTCAACTATCAGACAGgacaacgaaagcaaccagaatgccaaAGCCGGTAAAGGAGccactatcagacaagataacgaaagcaaccagaatgccagAGGTGAAAGAGGTTCGACGATAAAACAGacaaacgaaaacaaccagaatgccaaGGCCGACAGAGGCTCAACTATCAGACAGgacaacgaaagcaaccagaacgcCAAGGCCGGAAAAGGAGccactatcagacaagataacgaaagcaaccaaaATGCCAGAGGTGAAATAGGTTCGACGATAAAACAGGcaaacgaaaacaaccagaatgccaaGGCCGACAGAGGCTCAACTATCAGACAGgacaacgaaagcaaccagaatgccaaGGCCGGTAAAGGAGccactatcagacaagataacgaaaacaaccagaatgctcatggcggaaaggggtcgactatcaaacagacaaacgaaaacaaccagaacGCCAAGGCCGACAGAGGTTCAACTATCAGACAGgacaacgaaagcaaccagaatgccaaGGCCGGAAAAGGAGccactatcagacaagataacgaaaacaagcagaatgctcatggcggaaaggggtcgacgATAAAACAGacaaacgaaaacaaccagaacGCCAAGGCCGACAGAGGTTCAACTATCAGACAGgacaacgaaagcaaccagaacgcCAAGGCCGGAAAAGGAGctactatcagacaagataacgaaagcaaccagaacgcCAAGGCTGGAAAAGGAGCGACTATCaaacaagataacgaaagcaaccagaatgcgAGAGGCGAAAGAGGTTCGACGATAAAACAGacaaacgaaaacaaccagaatgccaaAGCCGACAGTGGTTCGACTATCAGACAGgacaacgaaagcaaccagaacgcCAAGGCCGGAAAAGGAGCGACTATCaaacaagataacgaaagcaaccagaatgcgAGAGGTGAAAGAGGTTCGACGATAAAACAGacaaacgaaaacaaccagaatgccaaAGCCGGAAAAGGAGCCAcaatcagacaagataacgaaagcaaccagaatgctcatggcggaaaAGGGTCGACTATCAAACAAGACAACaaaaacaaccagaatgccaaGGCCGACAGAGGTTCGACTATCAGACAGgacaacgaaaacaaccagaatgccaaGGCCGACAGAGGTTCGACTATCAGACAGgacaacgaaagcaaccagaacgcCAAGGCCGGAAAAGGAGccactatcagacaagataacgaaagcaaccagaatgctcatg gcggaaaggggtcgactatcaaACAAGACAACAGAAACAACCAGAACGCCGCAGGTGGTAATGATTCAGTTATTAGACAAGATAATAAAAACCACCAAAATGCTGAAACCGGAGAACGATCTAAGATAAAACATGATAAGAATGACCATGTCAAAGATTGCTCGAAGGAGGAATTAAATAAGCGTAAGAATTCTACTACAGTTAAGAAGGTTACCAAAGAGGTCGTTCTTAAAAAGGACAAGAGATCCGAAGTCAATGAATCTGAGTCATcgaaaactaaagaaaaaagtaaatctAAAGTTAAAACGGTAGTGAAGACAAAGACAGTTGAAAAAACCAAAGAGCAGAATTCGAAAGGCGAAAAACATCATTGTGGTAACTAA